Sequence from the Pedobacter sp. D749 genome:
CTTATCTTTTCATGTTTCTTATTCCAGCCATTACCATGCGCTCTTTTGCCGAAGAGCGGAGGGAGGGGACCTTCGAACTTTTAATTACCCGGCCCATCCGGATCTGGCAGATTATTGTGGCAAAATATTTAGCGAGCCTGGTTTTGGTATTATTTGCCTTAATCCCAACCTTAGTCTATTATTATAGTATCTCAAAATTGGGTTTTCCTGAAGGAAATATAGATTCAGGATCAGTTATTGGCTCCTATATTGGCTTGTTTTTGTTGGGGGCGGCATTTACCTCCATTGGTATTTTCTCTTCTGCATTAACTAAAAATCAGGTTATTGCATTTGTTATTAGTGCTGCCTTATGTGCATTTGCTTTTTTAGGCTTTGATTATAGCAGTCAGATTGCCGCATTTCAAAGTGTGGAGAATATCATTCGCAACCTGGGAATTAATGAACATTATACTTTGATAAGCCGTGGGGTTTTAGACACCAGAGACCTGATTTACTTTATTTCCTTTTCGGTACTTTTTTTATTGTTCACCAAACTAATAACAGGAGGCAAACGATAATGAAGCTAAAGAATAAATGGATTAATTTGATCATCGTAATAACGGCACTGATTATTTTAAATGTTGTTGGGCAGTATGCTTTTCATCGTTTTGATTTTACTGCCGATAAACGTTTTACACTGAGTGAGAAAACAAAAACCTTACTGCATGAAAATGAAAAACCGGTAATAATTACTGTATTTTTAGCTGGAGAGTTGCCACCTGCATTTAAACGTCTGCAAGCTGCCGTGTCGGATATTTTATCTGATTATAAAGCTTATGCTAAAACCGAAGTTAAAGTGGTATTTGTGGATCCTATAGCAGGGCTTAATCAGGCCGATCAGGATACTGTAATCAATAATTTGTACGAAAGAGGAATAGAAGCGACCAATTTAAGTGTTAAAACAGAAAGTGGGTTAACGCAGAAACTCGTATTTCCGATGGCGATGATGGAAAGTGATGGAAAGGAATTCCCTATTAAACTTTTTCAGAATTTAGATACCCGGGGCAATTACGAAGACAATATCAACCGCGCTATTGAAAATCTGGAGTATATCTTTACTTCAAGTTTAAAGAAGGTACTTTCTGGTGATAATCCAAGGATTGGCTTCTCTGAATCAAACGGCGAACTTTCTGATTTGCAACTGGCAGATGCCATTCATACCCTCTCCAACAGTTATTTGGTTGGCCGCATTGATTTAAATAGTATTGATAAGGCTGGGCTTGATAAACTGAAAATGCTCATTATTGCCAAGCCCAGGAAACCCTTTACAGAAACTGAGAAATACAAAATCAACTATTTTGTAATGAATGGCGGCAGGGTACTTTGGAGTATCGACCAGGTAAATGCCGAATTGGATAGTTTGCGTGGAAAACGTGGACAGATGGCTGTTAATAATAATCTGAACCTGGATGATATGCTTTTTATGTATGGTGCAAGGATTAATTATAATATTATTGCTGATCCGGCGAACAGTGCCGAAATCCCGGTTTCAACAGGAGTTGTAGGGGGACAGAACCAGATGCAACTATTGCCATGGATTTATTATCCTGTTTTATTGCCTGACACGACTGAAAGTGTGGTGAAAAAGCTCGATGGTGTAAAATCTGAATTTCCAAGCACGGTAGATACTATCGGGGTTAAAGGTGTGAAGAAATCGTACCTCTTGAATACCTCTCCTTATAACAAAGTATATAGTGTGCCGAAATTGTTTAGCTTGCAAATGGTAAGCGAACAGTTAGATCCGCGATCTTTCCAAAGTAAACCGCAACATGTTGGTTTGATGCTGGAAGGTCAGTTTCCGTCGGTTTTTGCCGGGCGCCCCTTACCAACTTCCATTACGCAGCCTTATACCTTACAAAGTACCAGCAAACCGGCTAAAATGATCGTGATAGGAGATGGTGATATTTTTAAGAACCAGGTATCAGCGCAAAACGGAACGCCTTTTCCATTAGGTTTCGATCGTTATTCGCAACGTACTTTTGGCAACAAGGCCTTATTGCTCAATATTGTCGATTATTTTACAGATAATGATAACTTAATTGCCCTACGGAATAAAGAAGTAAAGATC
This genomic interval carries:
- the gldF gene encoding gliding motility-associated ABC transporter permease subunit GldF, whose product is MYAVFKRELFSFLSSMVAYITIGIFLLVSGLLLWFFPDTSVLDYGYSELDGFFSLVPYLFMFLIPAITMRSFAEERREGTFELLITRPIRIWQIIVAKYLASLVLVLFALIPTLVYYYSISKLGFPEGNIDSGSVIGSYIGLFLLGAAFTSIGIFSSALTKNQVIAFVISAALCAFAFLGFDYSSQIAAFQSVENIIRNLGINEHYTLISRGVLDTRDLIYFISFSVLFLLFTKLITGGKR
- the gldG gene encoding gliding motility-associated ABC transporter substrate-binding protein GldG; this translates as MKLKNKWINLIIVITALIILNVVGQYAFHRFDFTADKRFTLSEKTKTLLHENEKPVIITVFLAGELPPAFKRLQAAVSDILSDYKAYAKTEVKVVFVDPIAGLNQADQDTVINNLYERGIEATNLSVKTESGLTQKLVFPMAMMESDGKEFPIKLFQNLDTRGNYEDNINRAIENLEYIFTSSLKKVLSGDNPRIGFSESNGELSDLQLADAIHTLSNSYLVGRIDLNSIDKAGLDKLKMLIIAKPRKPFTETEKYKINYFVMNGGRVLWSIDQVNAELDSLRGKRGQMAVNNNLNLDDMLFMYGARINYNIIADPANSAEIPVSTGVVGGQNQMQLLPWIYYPVLLPDTTESVVKKLDGVKSEFPSTVDTIGVKGVKKSYLLNTSPYNKVYSVPKLFSLQMVSEQLDPRSFQSKPQHVGLMLEGQFPSVFAGRPLPTSITQPYTLQSTSKPAKMIVIGDGDIFKNQVSAQNGTPFPLGFDRYSQRTFGNKALLLNIVDYFTDNDNLIALRNKEVKIRLLDKAKIKLEKTKWQFINVVAPLLLLIFFAIFQHYYRKYKYAK